The window TCTCCTGTCGCACGACTGCGCCCACTCGTCATTTGCCACTCAGCCCACCTGCAGCCGTTCTTGCACCTGAAGGTGGAACTGGCGGGTCGTACAATCTCGCCGCGCACTCCCCTTCAACCGCGTCTCGCTCTTTCTGTTTCCCTACCGGTTTCCGCTCCCCACATCCGCTCTCCCGCGAACAAGTTTAAGGAAAGCCCCGTTTCTGCAACCGCCCGGAATACCGGGCCAGCAGAAGAAAGGGCTGCCATGTATATCGACACCATCGACGTCGACCGCGCCTCCGCGTCGTCGGATCGCGAACCCCTCAACGCTCCGGAGCTCCTCGCAGAGATCGGCATGTCCTCTCGCGAGATCCGCGACGTCCTTCCTCCGCTCTGGATCGGCCCCGCCGACAACATCCGTCCAGAGTTTGAGTAAAGCTTTCGCTTTTTCGAACCGAACGACGATCGGGCCGGAGGGTCCGGTCGGTCGGTTCTCTTTCAGCCATCGTCAAACAGAGGAGGCCAACATGGCTTTCGGATTGAACCGCGTCGAACTCATCGGGCGCCTCGGCGCTGACGCCGAAATCGTCACCCTCTCCAACGGCACCAGGATCGCCAAGCTCCGCGTCGCCACCGACGAGAGCTACGTCTCGAAGCAGTCGGGCGAGCGCGTCGACGCCCAGGAGTGGCACCAGGTCGTCACCTTCCAGCAGGGCCTCGTCGCCATGTTCGAGAAGCACGGTCGCAAGGGCCGGCTCGTCTTCGTCGAAGGCAAGCTGCAGACCCGCCGGTGGCGCAAGGAAGGCGAGGAGACCGACCGCTTCTCCACCGAGATCATGGTCATCCCGGGCAGCCAGGTGTCGTTCCTCGACAAACCCGGCACCGCCGCCGCAGGCGCCTCGGCCGACCCCACGCCGGCACCGGCCTCGGACGATCTCCCGTCGCTCGACGAATCCTACCCCATGGCCGCCTGACCGCGACCACCCTCTCCGATCCTCCCCCGACAGGGCCGTCGCTTCACAGCGGCGGCCCTTTTTTTGCTCCGACTCCCCGGCCTCACTCACCTACCTCCACAACAGCGTGCCAGCGTAGAAAAGCCTTGGTCCGACGCAACCTACACTCGCAGAGGATACCGCCATGGACCTGCCCGCTACCTTGACTCGCGCCACACCGCGCCCCAACCTCTCGTTATGAATTGGCACGTGGAGTTGGCCGACGAATTTGCTCCAGAATTCGAAATGCTCGCGAACCCGGTCAAGGTGTCCATAGTCGCAATGACGGAAATTCTTCAAGAACGCGGGCCCCATGTCGGGCGACCTCACGTCGACACACTCAGCGGCTCTCGACACGCCAACATGAAGGAAATGCGTTTCAACGCCGCCGACGGCGCATGGAGGATCGCCTTCGCCTTCGACCCTTCACGCAGCGCAATTCTTCTCGTTGCCGCCGACAAGTCCGGCCTTTCAAGCAGACGCTTCTACCGCGAACTCATTCGAAAGGCTGACGAGCGCTTTGACCGCCACCTTGCCCGGCTCGCCACCAAGGGAACCAGCTGATGCCGAACACCCTCCAGGACTTCATCGACAACCTCGACGAAACCGACCGCCAGAAAGTCGATAGACTCAAAGCGCAATTTCTGGCGGACGAGACGGCATACCAGCACCGTCACGCTGCTCCTACCCCGA is drawn from Deltaproteobacteria bacterium and contains these coding sequences:
- the ssb gene encoding single-stranded DNA-binding protein, producing the protein MAFGLNRVELIGRLGADAEIVTLSNGTRIAKLRVATDESYVSKQSGERVDAQEWHQVVTFQQGLVAMFEKHGRKGRLVFVEGKLQTRRWRKEGEETDRFSTEIMVIPGSQVSFLDKPGTAAAGASADPTPAPASDDLPSLDESYPMAA
- a CDS encoding type II toxin-antitoxin system RelE/ParE family toxin is translated as MNWHVELADEFAPEFEMLANPVKVSIVAMTEILQERGPHVGRPHVDTLSGSRHANMKEMRFNAADGAWRIAFAFDPSRSAILLVAADKSGLSSRRFYRELIRKADERFDRHLARLATKGTS